In Blastopirellula sp. J2-11, a single genomic region encodes these proteins:
- a CDS encoding AAA family ATPase yields MTLNELRRLIARLSNDQKTWRVDFQTRNLTRGEIAEARWLAVVLMRPDLFTNCNVRSEYFQHQSHYDICVAMLHMRNKRIRCDDLPELLRRLAQAGYHEESAIEMLCDVLLCCGQIKNFDDYAKTLQKRFEAHQAAIELSPECGLVRLDIAGGASPFQTLTTDQLIAQQEPLEWLLPGMFVRYEPAVIVGPSKSMKSSIAVDLCAALARGGKFLGQFAVERPFRVGYVSKHDERQALADLARRWSDSSGVDPGNLPNLIWSLAVADASDPAHLDHLRAWIRRHQLEVIVIDPLRLTSTDKQTQAEQLHDLVRCCITAGATPILCCQSRQAIPRNATLATDVSASLDFARQWMLIQRCENYSPGSGQHRLRMSFGGCAGQGGVWGVDIDEGNLENPQGRSWRVTLHDVESIEAEAAACDAAAQEQKLQAKIRLAITRMDPEQATKSKIREQSGISGTKFAPTWDQMIAAGEIAKTSQDPEGKRWAYARYHLADPPMPIEKKEPVQSNVLVPTNHRRHAAEPNDPQSDVSDAMLFLRRRSKSMAPGEKESPVLSKVQ; encoded by the coding sequence ATGACGCTCAACGAACTTCGTCGACTGATCGCACGTTTAAGCAATGACCAAAAAACGTGGCGCGTCGACTTCCAGACGCGCAATCTGACGCGGGGCGAAATCGCCGAAGCGCGTTGGTTGGCCGTGGTTTTGATGCGGCCGGATCTCTTCACAAATTGCAACGTCCGGTCTGAATATTTTCAACATCAATCGCATTACGACATTTGCGTTGCGATGCTGCACATGCGGAACAAACGGATCCGCTGCGACGACCTGCCAGAGCTCCTCCGTCGGTTGGCGCAAGCAGGCTATCACGAAGAGAGCGCGATCGAAATGTTGTGCGACGTCTTGCTTTGCTGCGGCCAAATCAAAAATTTTGACGACTATGCCAAGACGCTGCAAAAACGTTTTGAAGCGCATCAAGCGGCGATCGAATTGTCGCCGGAGTGCGGACTCGTCCGACTCGACATCGCGGGCGGCGCCAGTCCGTTTCAAACGTTGACCACCGATCAATTGATCGCGCAGCAAGAGCCGCTCGAGTGGTTGTTGCCGGGGATGTTCGTGCGCTATGAACCGGCCGTGATCGTCGGGCCGAGCAAAAGCATGAAGTCCTCGATCGCGGTCGACTTGTGCGCGGCGCTGGCGCGCGGCGGCAAATTTTTGGGCCAGTTCGCTGTCGAGCGTCCGTTTCGCGTCGGCTATGTCAGCAAGCATGACGAGCGGCAAGCGCTGGCCGATCTCGCGCGGCGGTGGAGCGACTCCAGCGGCGTCGACCCGGGCAATTTGCCGAATTTGATTTGGTCGTTGGCGGTCGCCGACGCTTCCGATCCGGCGCACCTCGATCATCTGCGGGCATGGATTCGCCGTCATCAACTCGAAGTGATTGTGATCGATCCGCTGCGTCTCACTTCGACCGACAAACAGACGCAAGCAGAGCAACTGCACGACCTGGTCCGCTGCTGCATTACGGCCGGCGCGACGCCGATTTTGTGTTGTCAGTCTCGCCAAGCGATCCCCCGCAACGCGACTCTGGCGACCGATGTTTCGGCGAGTCTCGATTTTGCGCGGCAATGGATGTTGATTCAGCGCTGCGAAAATTATTCGCCCGGCAGCGGTCAGCATCGGTTACGCATGTCGTTCGGCGGCTGCGCCGGCCAAGGAGGCGTTTGGGGCGTCGATATCGACGAAGGAAACTTGGAAAATCCGCAGGGAAGAAGTTGGCGCGTAACGCTGCACGATGTTGAGTCGATCGAAGCGGAAGCGGCTGCCTGCGATGCGGCCGCGCAGGAGCAAAAATTGCAAGCGAAAATTCGGCTCGCGATCACGCGCATGGATCCAGAGCAAGCGACCAAGTCGAAAATCCGCGAACAAAGCGGAATCAGCGGAACCAAGTTTGCTCCGACATGGGACCAGATGATCGCCGCCGGAGAAATCGCCAAGACCAGTCAAGATCCGGAAGGAAAACGCTGGGCCTATGCCCGGTACCACCTGGCCGATCCGCCCATGCCGATAGAAAAAAAGGAACCGGTCCAGTCCAACGTTTTAGTCCCGACCAATCACCGGCGCCATGCGGCGGAACCCAACGATCCTCAGTCTGATGTCTCGGACGCCATGCTCTTTCTGCGAAGACGCAGTAAGAGCATGGCGCCGGGGGAAAAAGAAAGTCCTGTCCTGTCCAAGGTTCAGTAG
- a CDS encoding RidA family protein: MSADAKITELKLELPPAPKAMGVYKPVLVHNGLAYISGHGPLQMDGTLSAGKVGQSVDQQAGYDAARQTGLAMLSTLQAHLGSLDKVKRLVKTFGMVNAVDDFTAHPAVINGFSELMAEVFGPDNGIAARSAIGVSGLPGGMIVEVEAIFEVEA; encoded by the coding sequence ATGAGCGCTGACGCCAAAATCACCGAACTGAAATTGGAACTCCCCCCGGCTCCCAAAGCGATGGGCGTTTACAAGCCGGTCCTTGTCCACAACGGCTTGGCCTATATCTCGGGACATGGCCCGCTGCAAATGGATGGAACCCTCTCGGCAGGCAAGGTTGGCCAGAGCGTGGATCAACAAGCAGGCTACGACGCCGCGCGTCAAACCGGCCTCGCGATGTTGTCGACGCTGCAAGCGCATCTCGGTAGTCTCGATAAGGTCAAACGACTGGTCAAAACGTTCGGCATGGTCAACGCCGTTGACGACTTCACCGCGCACCCAGCCGTGATCAACGGCTTCAGCGAATTGATGGCCGAAGTTTTTGGCCCCGACAACGGCATCGCCGCACGCAGCGCCATCGGCGTTAGCGGATTGCCCGGCGGAATGATCGTCGAAGTCGAAGCGATCTTTGAAGTCGAAGCCTAG
- a CDS encoding MFS transporter: MNVSIFLRLCLMMFIQFFIWGSWYVTAYLYLGKIGFGGPEIAWTYSVGPIAAIISPFIVGIFADRFFATERVLGTLHIAGGLFMFAAATVMNVGDPTTVDPAALPAPWLVNLLFFGHMLCYMPTLSVTNTLALHNMTNPETEFPPIRVFGTIGWIVAGVLVSFQAWDAAINLFYLAAIAGILMGIYSFTLPHTPPPAKGTELRIGALIGIDAWGMLKNKSFFIFILSSFLVCIPLAFYYQLAGKYVDACGIPNPAFSMSFGQMSEIIFMILMPLFFARLGVKWMLILGMFAWVVRYGLFAGASFDGTFWMVIVGVALHGICYDFFFVTGQIYTDKAANPAIRGQAQGLLVLFTLGLGMFVGAQIGGQVENALTAPKEKKDELMVSAAKIETGMKSLEIASSAASQLSAQAGTIAEEAAPTMVTVKIGGDVAPFEGTFSTADGQEKLQKEIGEIGVQLDVAREERSTLLLQTLNWFWVWLIPCIFAALIMVMFGLVFKDVPTAAKADDDSLPPAH, from the coding sequence ATGAACGTATCGATTTTTCTACGCCTTTGTTTGATGATGTTCATTCAGTTTTTCATCTGGGGGTCATGGTACGTCACCGCGTACCTCTATCTAGGGAAGATTGGGTTTGGCGGTCCTGAGATCGCTTGGACCTATTCGGTGGGGCCGATCGCGGCGATCATCTCGCCGTTTATCGTGGGAATTTTCGCCGATCGATTTTTTGCGACCGAACGCGTGCTCGGCACGTTGCATATCGCCGGCGGTTTGTTCATGTTCGCCGCAGCGACGGTGATGAATGTGGGAGATCCGACCACGGTCGATCCGGCGGCGTTGCCGGCGCCATGGCTGGTGAACCTGCTCTTTTTTGGTCACATGTTGTGCTATATGCCGACGCTGTCGGTCACCAATACGCTGGCGCTGCATAACATGACCAACCCCGAAACGGAGTTTCCGCCGATTCGCGTGTTTGGCACGATCGGTTGGATCGTCGCCGGCGTGTTGGTCAGCTTTCAAGCTTGGGACGCCGCGATCAATCTCTTTTATCTCGCGGCGATCGCCGGCATCTTGATGGGCATTTACAGTTTCACGTTGCCGCATACGCCGCCGCCGGCGAAGGGAACCGAACTGCGAATTGGCGCATTGATCGGCATCGACGCTTGGGGAATGTTGAAGAATAAATCGTTCTTCATTTTCATTCTCAGTTCGTTTTTGGTCTGCATTCCGCTCGCTTTCTATTACCAGTTGGCAGGCAAGTATGTCGACGCGTGCGGCATTCCGAATCCGGCGTTCAGCATGAGCTTCGGTCAGATGTCGGAGATCATTTTCATGATCTTGATGCCCCTCTTTTTCGCACGCTTGGGCGTGAAGTGGATGCTGATTCTCGGCATGTTCGCGTGGGTCGTCCGTTACGGCTTGTTTGCAGGAGCTTCGTTTGACGGCACGTTTTGGATGGTGATTGTCGGCGTGGCGCTGCATGGTATTTGCTACGACTTCTTCTTTGTCACCGGCCAGATTTATACCGACAAAGCGGCGAACCCGGCGATTCGTGGACAAGCTCAAGGGTTGCTGGTGCTGTTTACGTTGGGGCTGGGCATGTTCGTCGGCGCCCAGATCGGCGGTCAAGTCGAGAATGCGTTGACCGCTCCGAAGGAGAAAAAAGACGAGCTGATGGTCAGCGCCGCCAAGATTGAAACCGGCATGAAGTCGTTGGAGATCGCCAGCAGTGCGGCGAGTCAGCTTTCGGCGCAAGCCGGAACGATTGCCGAAGAGGCGGCGCCAACCATGGTAACCGTCAAAATCGGTGGAGACGTTGCGCCATTCGAGGGAACCTTCTCGACAGCCGATGGGCAGGAGAAGCTGCAAAAGGAGATCGGTGAAATCGGCGTTCAGCTGGATGTCGCGCGCGAAGAACGGTCGACATTGCTGCTGCAAACGCTGAATTGGTTCTGGGTCTGGCTGATCCCGTGCATTTTCGCCGCTCTGATCATGGTGATGTTCGGTCTGGTCTTTAAGGATGTGCCGACTGCCGCCAAAGCGGACGACGATTCGCTGCCGCCGGCGCATTAA
- the cpaB gene encoding Flp pilus assembly protein CpaB gives MRPKSLILIVFALGCGLVASIGISQVLESKSQQATAPQMEMENIFVAIEDIDINEQLSPELIKLEPWPKDKVPEGAVTNLEEVENRRPRVRLYAGEPILERKLFGSNEDKGASKMIPKGFRVHSVRVTAESSASGLILPGDRVDVLVYLRNSGSINKTLTRTILKNVRVFAVNEQTHRETDSEGNTITAKTVSLLVKPSQVEVLMLASQLGNLSLSLRPPDDDTIEDDTDDATIEELMGIDEDADPKKKKKPIAAAKPDTGGFLGFLQNYGGSKPVEMPVESGPEWTMDLLDPNGVRRFEFGQDGKLPLEVAPGAAGSSAAAPVSIPMQGLGSMPQGSGFTPSGVGSSTGQSTADATQGGDALQQDDASQDQAAPLGLDD, from the coding sequence ATGCGTCCCAAATCGTTAATTCTGATCGTATTCGCTCTGGGCTGCGGATTGGTAGCTTCGATCGGCATCAGTCAGGTGCTGGAAAGCAAGAGCCAACAGGCCACGGCGCCGCAGATGGAGATGGAAAACATCTTCGTCGCGATCGAAGACATTGACATCAACGAACAACTTTCGCCCGAACTGATCAAGCTGGAGCCGTGGCCCAAGGACAAAGTGCCTGAGGGAGCGGTGACCAACCTGGAAGAGGTCGAAAATCGTCGACCGCGCGTTCGGTTGTATGCCGGCGAGCCGATTTTGGAACGCAAGCTGTTCGGGTCAAACGAGGACAAAGGCGCCTCGAAGATGATTCCGAAAGGCTTTCGCGTTCACTCGGTTCGCGTGACGGCTGAAAGCTCCGCTTCCGGTTTGATCTTGCCGGGTGACCGCGTCGATGTGCTGGTTTACCTGCGCAACTCGGGCAGCATCAACAAAACATTGACCCGCACGATTTTGAAGAACGTGCGCGTTTTCGCGGTGAACGAGCAAACGCATCGCGAAACCGACTCGGAAGGAAACACGATCACGGCCAAGACCGTTTCGCTGCTAGTGAAACCGAGTCAGGTCGAAGTGCTCATGCTGGCGAGCCAGCTCGGCAACTTGAGCTTGTCGCTGCGTCCGCCGGATGATGACACCATCGAAGACGACACGGATGACGCGACGATTGAAGAACTGATGGGTATCGATGAAGACGCGGATCCCAAGAAGAAAAAGAAGCCGATCGCGGCAGCGAAGCCTGACACAGGCGGATTCTTGGGATTCCTACAAAACTATGGCGGCAGCAAACCGGTAGAAATGCCGGTTGAATCGGGACCGGAGTGGACGATGGATCTGCTCGACCCGAACGGAGTTCGTCGCTTTGAGTTTGGTCAAGATGGAAAGCTTCCGTTAGAAGTCGCGCCTGGCGCGGCGGGTTCTTCAGCGGCGGCGCCGGTTTCGATTCCAATGCAAGGATTGGGATCGATGCCGCAAGGATCGGGCTTCACTCCCAGTGGAGTTGGCTCGTCCACAGGGCAATCGACGGCAGATGCGACGCAAGGCGGCGACGCCTTGCAACAAGACGACGCGTCGCAGGATCAAGCGGCGCCACTGGGCCTGGATGATTAA
- a CDS encoding TadE/TadG family type IV pilus assembly protein: MTPQKFRLHRPCRLYRSKRTGAAVVEFAIVAPLFFLLVFGMIEYGRMVMVQQVITNASREGARRAVLDGATTSEVVAAVEEFLEQAAVSGDNLEIRVSPDPPGNASNGDPVGVTISVPFSDVSWMPSPMYLGGTTLEAKTVMRREGIK; this comes from the coding sequence TTGACGCCGCAGAAGTTCAGGTTACATCGACCTTGTCGATTGTACCGATCAAAACGAACGGGAGCGGCGGTTGTCGAGTTTGCTATCGTGGCTCCCCTGTTTTTTCTGTTGGTGTTCGGCATGATCGAATACGGCAGGATGGTGATGGTTCAGCAGGTGATTACCAACGCGTCGCGAGAAGGAGCTCGACGAGCGGTTCTCGACGGGGCGACTACCAGTGAAGTAGTCGCAGCGGTCGAAGAGTTTCTCGAGCAAGCTGCGGTGAGCGGCGATAACTTAGAAATTCGCGTTTCGCCGGATCCCCCCGGCAACGCGTCCAACGGCGATCCGGTGGGGGTGACGATCAGCGTGCCGTTTAGCGACGTCAGTTGGATGCCTTCCCCGATGTATCTGGGGGGAACGACGTTGGAAGCGAAGACGGTGATGCGTCGCGAAGGAATCAAATAA
- a CDS encoding prepilin peptidase yields the protein MEYVNDLGASMAEHWPVWVVTVTLIVAAVIDGFQLKVPNWITFPFIIAGWTYSVIAFGWEGLGWSMLGTIVGLALLLPAYAIGGMGAGDVKLLAGVGAWMYGTHTFYAFCISAVVGAVLAIGMVLFRGAWEKHSNQAWMILNEILTIRDPNQLSAIAAERKPTMMLLPYGIPIAIGSIAYFIWMGMLV from the coding sequence ATGGAATACGTAAACGATTTGGGCGCGTCGATGGCGGAACATTGGCCGGTTTGGGTAGTGACCGTGACGTTGATCGTTGCGGCGGTGATTGACGGCTTTCAGCTGAAGGTCCCGAACTGGATCACGTTCCCATTTATTATCGCCGGCTGGACTTACAGCGTGATCGCTTTCGGCTGGGAAGGTCTCGGCTGGAGCATGCTGGGCACCATCGTCGGACTGGCCTTACTGCTGCCGGCTTACGCGATCGGCGGCATGGGCGCCGGCGACGTGAAACTGCTTGCCGGCGTCGGTGCTTGGATGTACGGCACGCACACTTTTTACGCTTTCTGCATTTCGGCTGTCGTCGGCGCGGTGCTGGCGATCGGCATGGTCTTGTTCCGAGGCGCTTGGGAAAAGCACTCGAACCAGGCCTGGATGATTTTGAACGAAATCCTGACGATCCGTGACCCGAATCAACTTTCGGCGATCGCAGCCGAGCGGAAGCCGACGATGATGTTGCTTCCCTATGGCATCCCGATCGCGATCGGATCGATCGCTTACTTCATATGGATGGGAATGCTGGTATGA
- the fhcD gene encoding formylmethanofuran--tetrahydromethanopterin N-formyltransferase yields MKIGSTQIVETFAEAFGMRYCRVIVTAHDRYWLEAATRELCGYGSSVIACDAEVGVERWLSPDQSPDGRVGVSILAFGFSTDALGKAISNRIGQCVMTCASTAVFDGLSASEERVPLGKQLRFFGDGFQKSKVVAGRRYWRIPVMDGEFLCEESLGVAKGVAGGNILIQAVDQATTLDAARRGVIAIEALADAITPFPAGVARSGSKVGSRYKGLRASTADAYCPTLRSRVESKVVDGANCVLEIVIDGATEAAVAAAMKASLHAAAGEGVLAISAGNYGGKLGKFHFHLHELLS; encoded by the coding sequence GTGAAGATCGGTTCGACCCAAATCGTAGAGACATTCGCCGAAGCGTTCGGCATGCGGTATTGCCGCGTGATCGTCACGGCGCATGATCGTTATTGGCTGGAAGCGGCGACGCGTGAACTGTGCGGCTATGGCAGCTCGGTGATTGCCTGCGACGCCGAGGTCGGCGTCGAACGTTGGCTTTCGCCAGACCAGTCGCCCGACGGACGCGTCGGCGTATCCATATTGGCGTTCGGTTTCTCGACCGACGCGTTGGGCAAAGCGATCTCCAATCGGATCGGACAATGCGTGATGACCTGCGCATCGACGGCCGTGTTTGACGGCTTGTCAGCCAGTGAAGAACGCGTGCCGCTAGGGAAGCAACTTCGCTTTTTTGGCGACGGCTTTCAAAAGAGCAAAGTGGTCGCCGGTCGGCGATACTGGCGCATTCCCGTGATGGATGGGGAGTTTCTCTGCGAAGAATCGTTGGGTGTCGCCAAAGGAGTCGCCGGCGGCAACATCTTGATTCAGGCCGTCGATCAAGCGACCACCTTAGACGCCGCCCGACGCGGGGTGATCGCGATTGAAGCGTTAGCCGACGCAATCACGCCGTTTCCTGCCGGAGTCGCCCGTAGCGGCAGCAAAGTGGGTTCGCGCTACAAAGGCCTCCGCGCATCGACCGCCGACGCCTATTGCCCAACGCTCCGCAGTCGCGTCGAGTCCAAGGTGGTCGACGGCGCCAACTGCGTGCTGGAGATCGTCATCGACGGCGCAACCGAAGCGGCGGTCGCCGCAGCGATGAAAGCGTCGCTGCACGCCGCCGCCGGAGAAGGAGTGCTGGCGATCTCGGCCGGCAACTACGGCGGCAAGCTCGGCAAATTTCACTTCCACCTGCACGAGCTCCTCTCTTAA
- a CDS encoding Flp family type IVb pilin, with translation MNILAQKIQNFLVSEDGPTAVEYAVMLALIVIVCLTAIQAIGTQANATFTKIGNDMSTANATGGATP, from the coding sequence ATGAACATTCTCGCTCAAAAGATTCAGAATTTCCTGGTATCGGAAGATGGCCCCACCGCGGTTGAGTACGCCGTGATGTTGGCCCTCATCGTGATCGTATGCTTGACGGCCATTCAGGCCATCGGCACCCAGGCGAACGCCACGTTCACCAAGATTGGCAACGACATGTCGACCGCCAATGCGACCGGCGGCGCCACTCCGTAG